In the genome of Gloeocapsa sp. PCC 73106, one region contains:
- a CDS encoding energy-coupling factor transporter transmembrane protein EcfT yields MDLLRSLAIGLYLEKPTTWLHHLDPRVKLMWLMSFLLSPLLANPLWRLSLVGLLLLLFLLASIPFRVFRQQMGWLVIIAILVFLITLIAPDGLTIAHQPRLPSLDWGTPVKSYNYVLFDQDLLWGHKITITRQSVDLAIRVSSLIFTLIFSTNLYLLSTAPEEITAGIEELMKPLGYFKLPITEIVLTLTLSLRFIPLVMEEIQNLVRSMRTRGINWQKLGIRNSLKVWVLVLERLLENLLLRAEQIAVAMEVRGFTSPNEHKVQWHDLRLRWPDYLALAILMVFWWLRFMWGQ; encoded by the coding sequence ATGGATTTATTGCGATCGCTTGCTATCGGACTATATTTAGAAAAACCCACAACTTGGTTACACCATTTAGATCCTCGAGTAAAACTGATGTGGTTGATGAGTTTTTTGCTTTCCCCCCTACTAGCTAACCCATTATGGCGCTTAAGTTTAGTCGGATTATTATTGCTGTTATTTCTGCTGGCGAGTATTCCCTTTAGGGTGTTTCGTCAACAGATGGGTTGGCTAGTGATTATAGCTATTTTAGTTTTTTTAATCACCCTGATAGCACCAGATGGGTTAACTATCGCCCATCAACCCAGACTCCCCTCTTTGGATTGGGGTACCCCGGTTAAATCTTATAATTATGTTCTTTTTGATCAAGATTTACTATGGGGACATAAGATTACTATTACGCGTCAATCAGTAGATTTAGCGATTCGCGTTAGTAGCCTCATTTTTACTCTAATTTTCAGTACTAATCTCTATCTCCTAAGCACCGCACCAGAAGAAATTACCGCAGGAATAGAAGAGTTAATGAAGCCTTTGGGTTATTTTAAATTACCCATTACCGAAATCGTCTTGACTCTAACCCTGTCTTTGCGTTTTATTCCCCTAGTGATGGAAGAAATTCAGAACTTAGTGCGTTCCATGCGTACCAGGGGTATAAATTGGCAAAAATTGGGTATTCGTAATAGTCTCAAAGTCTGGGTTTTAGTATTAGAAAGACTGTTAGAAAATCTGTTGTTGCGCGCTGAACAAATCGCCGTAGCTATGGAAGTAAGAGGATTCACTAGTCCTAATGAACATAAGGTCCAATGGCACGACCTGCGCTTAAGATGGCCAGATTACCTCGCTCTAGCTATTTTAATGGTTTTTTGGTGGTTGCGCTTCATGTGGGGACAATGA
- a CDS encoding biotin/lipoate A/B protein ligase family protein, which yields MTQIWRYLPLLEASGRVQMAIDTWLLQQHRLGKQPPCLRFYTWSPPAISLGYHQRRYPETWHQITWQGQPLEIVRRPTGGRAVLHDQDLTYAIVTSGIPGRVIGVYHYLSSFLIEAGRSLGLVLDYGQGGKNYLNHANCLATSTPADLVDLTGQKLVGSALLKQGNCYLLHGSLQLATDNQLYTQVFGDLPPVYPAANYNLDTWIKAMLEAAQRSFQIELITQPLLDAEWVEIQTFVSEVLNVKKKP from the coding sequence ATGACACAGATTTGGCGTTATCTTCCCCTACTGGAAGCTTCGGGTAGGGTGCAAATGGCTATTGATACTTGGTTGCTGCAACAGCATCGACTAGGTAAACAACCCCCTTGTTTAAGATTTTACACTTGGTCACCACCGGCTATTTCTCTGGGTTATCACCAACGTCGTTATCCTGAAACTTGGCATCAAATCACTTGGCAAGGACAACCCTTAGAGATAGTACGACGTCCTACGGGAGGTCGAGCAGTCTTACATGATCAGGATCTAACCTACGCTATCGTCACGTCTGGTATTCCTGGACGCGTGATCGGAGTTTATCATTACCTATCTTCATTCTTGATTGAAGCAGGGCGATCGCTCGGTTTAGTCTTAGACTATGGACAGGGTGGGAAAAACTATCTAAATCATGCCAATTGTCTAGCCACGAGTACTCCCGCAGATTTAGTCGATTTGACAGGCCAAAAGTTAGTAGGGAGTGCTTTACTCAAACAAGGAAACTGTTACTTACTTCATGGTTCCCTTCAATTAGCCACCGATAACCAATTATATACTCAAGTTTTTGGCGATCTTCCCCCTGTATACCCTGCCGCTAACTACAACCTCGATACTTGGATTAAAGCTATGCTAGAAGCCGCCCAACGGTCCTTTCAGATAGAATTAATAACTCAACCCCTCTTAGATGCAGAATGGGTAGAAATTCAGACTTTTGTTTCAGAAGTGTTGAATGTCAAGAAGAAACCATAA
- a CDS encoding AAA family ATPase, which yields MIPVKLTLINFLSYREATLDFRGLHTACICGANGAGKSSLLEAITWAMWGKTRAVTEDDVIHTGATDVRVDFEFTFAQQTYRVIRTRHKGSAGKLQFQIATDNNGFRALGTKGLKATQEQIYNHINLDYDTFINSAYLRQGKADEFMLLKPNERKDILAKLLKLEQYEELAEKAKDVARGYKVKTELLKETLAQFSSKLPEKPAITLELEQVSTVIAKLQSQQQSTREQLEQLQRVKHEREQLLNQLSVTETRYRDSQQDRHRLSQQRLIAQQEIAELQAFIAQESVIKTNYQTLVALKAREEVLEQKLTRYEKLQQEIQAREKQLQQQRHALELVLQQYQTTLQGYEKDAEKVRQILSNADSVADGLVQLRKHQEHLNQLDRLQQQVTPLAKRRDALKIEIERFKAKSEAELKQLSQLEAQLNQVISEKPQKLQALQEVNEQIQILDNRRNYQARVEEKLQDSHSLIEKLKERIRNLEQQLSELKIKQDSLQQSDAICPLCEQPLDEHHLHQVVSVKAEQQHNIEAQIWSTKEEIAKCTRKRDELIAELNQIKTELTEYDRLQKKDTRLEAELENIQLQYENSKQIKAQIEEIERAIANHSYAPSQTQELERIELQLQNLNYDEKTHSIVREEEKRWRWAENKQRDIEIAQTEQNRLNENIPKLIAQLEQTQHQISELEHNSTFQSQIQQITAAITELDYSRTEHNQVKADLRAASSWEVNYQRLLQAQQDYPRKQESLQTIDHREQEIEAEQKERLEKLTQLQQTLGTMTDNSGEIQTLEQQSQSYIDKLQELSRQQGSLEQSLRQLEEQELQQQETLANLKQIKTKHRVYEELANAFGKKGIQSLMIENILPYLEAQSNHILARLTGNQLHVSFVAQKQNKTSDKTTETLEIIIADSQGTRPYETYSGGEAFRINFAVRLALSKLLAQRAGTSLQLLVIDEGFGTQDQDGCGRLIAAINAIAEDFACILTVTHMQQFKEAFQTHIEVRKTSQGSQLSLSS from the coding sequence ATGATTCCTGTCAAATTAACGCTGATAAATTTTTTGAGCTATCGAGAAGCAACACTGGATTTTCGCGGTTTGCACACCGCTTGTATTTGTGGCGCCAATGGTGCTGGTAAATCATCTTTGTTAGAGGCTATTACCTGGGCGATGTGGGGAAAAACTCGAGCTGTAACTGAAGATGACGTGATTCACACAGGTGCGACCGATGTCAGGGTGGATTTTGAATTTACTTTTGCTCAACAGACTTATCGAGTGATTCGTACGCGTCACAAGGGAAGCGCCGGGAAGTTACAATTTCAAATTGCCACAGATAATAATGGATTTCGCGCTTTAGGTACCAAGGGATTAAAGGCTACTCAAGAACAAATATACAACCATATCAATTTAGATTATGATACTTTTATTAATTCGGCTTATTTGCGTCAGGGTAAAGCCGATGAGTTTATGTTACTCAAACCCAATGAACGGAAAGACATACTCGCCAAGCTGCTTAAATTAGAGCAATACGAAGAGTTAGCCGAGAAAGCGAAGGATGTAGCCCGAGGATATAAGGTAAAAACTGAATTATTAAAAGAGACTTTGGCTCAATTTAGCAGTAAACTCCCAGAAAAGCCCGCGATAACTCTTGAACTTGAACAAGTGTCCACAGTTATAGCTAAACTTCAATCCCAGCAACAAAGCACTAGAGAGCAATTAGAGCAATTACAACGAGTAAAACACGAAAGAGAACAGTTACTCAATCAGTTAAGTGTAACAGAGACTCGCTATCGAGATAGCCAGCAAGATCGCCATCGCCTCAGTCAGCAGCGTCTGATTGCTCAACAAGAAATTGCTGAATTACAAGCTTTTATCGCTCAAGAATCGGTAATTAAGACTAATTATCAAACTTTAGTCGCCCTCAAAGCCAGGGAAGAAGTTTTAGAACAGAAATTGACTCGTTACGAAAAACTGCAACAAGAAATCCAAGCACGAGAAAAACAACTACAACAACAACGTCACGCCTTAGAATTGGTTTTACAACAATATCAAACTACTTTACAAGGCTACGAAAAAGATGCAGAAAAAGTCCGACAAATTTTGAGTAATGCTGATTCGGTTGCCGATGGTTTGGTACAATTACGCAAACACCAGGAACATCTTAATCAATTAGATCGCTTACAACAACAGGTAACCCCCCTCGCTAAAAGACGAGATGCTCTCAAAATAGAAATAGAACGTTTTAAAGCTAAAAGCGAAGCTGAATTAAAGCAACTAAGCCAATTAGAGGCTCAATTAAATCAGGTAATTAGTGAGAAACCCCAAAAGCTTCAAGCGTTACAAGAGGTAAATGAGCAAATTCAAATCTTAGACAACCGGCGTAATTATCAAGCAAGGGTAGAAGAGAAACTCCAAGATAGTCACAGCTTAATCGAAAAACTTAAGGAACGTATACGCAATCTGGAACAACAGTTATCAGAGTTAAAAATTAAACAGGACTCTTTACAACAGAGTGACGCTATTTGTCCTCTGTGTGAACAACCCCTCGATGAACATCATCTCCATCAAGTCGTCTCGGTTAAAGCCGAACAACAGCACAACATCGAAGCACAAATCTGGTCTACTAAAGAAGAGATCGCTAAATGTACCAGAAAACGAGACGAATTAATCGCTGAATTGAATCAAATCAAGACAGAATTAACAGAATACGATCGCCTCCAAAAAAAAGATACGCGCTTGGAAGCAGAATTAGAAAACATACAACTGCAATATGAAAATAGCAAGCAAATTAAAGCACAAATAGAGGAAATAGAACGGGCGATCGCTAATCATAGTTATGCTCCCTCCCAGACTCAAGAATTGGAAAGGATTGAGCTACAATTACAAAATCTCAATTACGACGAAAAAACCCATAGCATAGTTAGAGAAGAAGAAAAACGCTGGCGCTGGGCGGAAAATAAGCAGAGAGACATTGAAATAGCCCAAACAGAACAAAATAGACTCAATGAAAATATACCTAAACTTATAGCTCAATTAGAGCAAACTCAGCACCAAATTAGCGAATTAGAGCATAACTCTACTTTTCAGTCACAAATTCAACAAATAACTGCAGCTATTACCGAATTGGATTATAGTCGTACCGAGCACAATCAAGTCAAAGCCGATCTACGCGCCGCTTCATCCTGGGAAGTGAACTACCAAAGACTATTACAAGCCCAGCAAGATTATCCACGTAAACAAGAGAGTTTACAAACAATCGACCATAGGGAACAAGAAATCGAAGCAGAACAAAAAGAGCGATTAGAAAAATTAACTCAATTACAGCAAACTCTGGGCACCATGACAGATAATAGTGGAGAAATTCAAACTCTAGAGCAGCAGTCACAAAGCTACATAGACAAGCTACAAGAACTATCTAGACAACAAGGTAGTTTAGAACAGAGTTTACGCCAATTAGAAGAACAAGAATTACAACAACAAGAAACATTAGCTAATCTTAAACAAATAAAAACTAAACATCGAGTTTATGAGGAGTTAGCCAATGCTTTTGGAAAAAAAGGCATTCAATCTTTGATGATTGAGAATATATTACCTTATCTAGAGGCACAGAGTAATCATATCTTAGCTAGATTAACCGGGAATCAGTTACACGTTAGTTTCGTTGCTCAAAAGCAAAACAAAACCTCAGACAAAACCACTGAAACACTGGAAATCATCATAGCTGATAGTCAGGGAACGCGCCCTTACGAAACCTATTCTGGAGGGGAAGCTTTTCGGATTAACTTTGCTGTTCGCTTAGCTTTATCTAAACTTCTGGCGCAACGAGCGGGAACATCTCTACAATTACTAGTTATTGATGAGGGTTTTGGTACTCAAGATCAAGATGGCTGTGGACGTCTAATCGCGGCTATTAATGCCATTGCTGAGGATTTTGCCTGTATACTAACGGTAACACATATGCAACAATTTAAAGAAGCGTTTCAAACCCATATAGAGGTGCGAAAAACTAGCCAAGGTTCTCAACTTAGTTTATCCAGTTGA